The following DNA comes from Pseudomonas triticicola.
CACGAGCAGCCGGAGAGCGCGCTGTTTCTCGGTTTGGGCGCGGGCACGCTGACCCAGGCATGCCTGAAGTTTCTGCCGCTGGAAGACGTCGAAGCCATCGAACTGCGCCCGGACGTGCCGCGCCTGGCCATTGAATACCTCGGCCTGGATGACGATCCGCGTTTGTACATCCGCGTCGGCGATGCGCTGGAATTGCTGCCGACTGCCGAGCCGGCGGATCTGATTTTCGTCGACCTCTATACCGATGTCGGTCCCGGTGTCGGGCATCTGGCCTGGAGTTTTCTCGGCGATTGTCAGAAGCGCCTGAATCCGGGCGGCTGGCTGGTGATCAACCAGTGGGCCACCGACGATGGCAAACCGCTGGGCGCGGCGTTGTTGCGCGGGCTCTATCACCGGCATTACTGGGAATTGCCGGTGAAGGAGGGCAACGTGATTCTGATTGTCCCGGCGGATCTCGATCAGGCGCTGGACATGCAGGCGCTGAACCAACGGGCCGAAGCGCTGGCGCCGCAGCTGGGTTATTCGTTGCAGTCGTTGATCAACGCGATTCGCCCGGCGACCTGAGCCGGCAGTACCGCCCCCTTCGCGAGCAGGCTCGCTCCCACATTTGAAATGCGTTCGACCTGTGGGAGCGAGCCTGCTCGCGAAGAGGCCCTGACAGGCAGCAGATTCTTCACACCCCTTTGAAGATCCCGGGCCGCCGCTCCACCAACGATCGCACTCCCTCCCGGGCATCTTCAGTGGCGAGCAACTTCTTCACCAGCGCCGGTAATGCCTGCGCCGCCGCTGTCTCCCCCTCATAACGCGCCTGTCTCGCTGACATCAAGGTCGCCTGCACGCCCAGCGGTGCCTGCCGGGCAATCCGTTCGGCTAGCTCAATCGCCCTTGGCAGCAAATCCTCACTGGCCATCACTTCCTGCACCAAGCCCAGATGCAAGGCATCGTGGGCATCAAATTCATCGCCGGTGAGCAACCAGCGCATCGCGTTGCCCCAGCCGGCGATCTGCTGGAAACGCAAAGTCGCGCCGCCAAACGGAAAGATCCCACGCTGTACTTCCATCTGCGCGAAGCGAGTGTTGCTCGCGCACAGGTTGATGTCCGCCGCCAGCATCAGCTCGATGCCGATGGTCAGGCAGTAACCCTGCGCGGCGACGATGACCGGTTTGCTCACCCGTGGGCCGACGAAAACGCCCCAGGGATCGCAGCCGCCGCTCGGAACCTGCCAACCTTCGGCCAGCGCCGCGCTGGCATTGACCAGATCGAGCCCGGCGGTGAAGTGTTCGCCATGGCCGAACACCACGGCGACCCGCGCTTCGCGGTCGGCTTCGAATTCGCCGTAGGCCAGGCTCAGATCGTTGAGCAGGTCGATATCGAAAGCGTTGCGCTTGGCCGCCCGATCGAGGCCGATCAAGTGCACATGACCACGACGTTCTCGGCTGACGCGGCCTGCGCAGGGCTGATTCATGGCTAAATCCTCAAGCGGGAAGGGCGGGTGCGCGGCGCTTTGCCGCAGGTCGGTGAACCGTTTAAGCGTCATCGCCCGCAGGGCCGGGCCTTTGCAAAATAGACCGTTGCGCGATTATCCGCAAAACCCCGTTACACGGCGGTGACACACGGATAAGGGCGACAAAAAAAGCTCCCTTTTCAGGCGAAATCCGGTATAGTGCGCGCCGGCCTTTAACCGGGCCGCGTTTAGGTAGCGCATTTCCCGAAGTCAGCTTCGGCTGCACGTCCGCATTGCGGGCTCTTCCTTGACGATTCATCTTCATTCATTCGTTTTCGCAAATCCCCGCCGACAAAGCTGCCAGGGCGACTCTTGAGTCTCAACACGGCATGCGCAGCTTTGGAGCATGGGTCTTTGCGGATGCACTTAGAGGCAGACCCATGACCCAGGAAACCGGCGGATTCGCCGCTTTTAATCTCAACCCGAATATTCTTGCAGCCGTCGCAGCGACTGGCTACGAAGAGCCTTCGGCGATTCAGCAGCAATCGATCCCGATCATCATGGCCGGCCAGGACATGATTGGCCAGGCGCAAACCGGTACCGGTAAAACCGCCGCGTTCGCACTGCCTATTCTGCACCGCATCGATCCTGCCAAGCGCGAACCGCAAGCCCTGATCCTGGCGCCAACCCGAGAGTTGGCGCTGCAAGTAGCAACCGCTTTTGAAACCTACGCCAAGCAAATGCCAGGCGTCACCGTCGTGGCTGTCTACGGCGGCGCGCCGATGGGCCCGCAACTCAAGGCAATCCGTAATGGCGCACAGATTGTTGTCGCTACTCCGGGGCGTCTGTGCGACCACCTGCGTCGCGACGAGAAAGTCCTGTCGACCGTGAACCATCTGGTTCTCGACGAAGCTGACGAAATGTTGAAGCTGGGCTTCATGGATGACCTGGAAGTCATCTTCAAGGCTCTGCCATCGACCCGCCAGACCGTGCTGTTCTCGGCGACCCTGCCGCAGTCGATCCGCGCCATTGCCGAACGCCACCTGCGCGATCCGCAACACGTCAAGATCCAGACCAAGACCCAGACCGTTACCGCGATCGAACAGGCTCACCTGTTGGTTCACGCTGACCAGAAAACCTCGGCCGTACTCAGCCTGCTGGAAGTCGAAGACTTCGACGCCCTGATCATGTTCGTGCGCACCAAGCAAGCGACCCTGGACCTGGCCAGCGCCCTCGACGCCAAAGGCTACAAAGCCGCCGCGTTGAACGGTGATATCGCCCAGAACCAGCGTGAGCGCGTGATCGACTCGCTCAAGGATGGCCGTCTGGACATCGTTGTTGCTACCGACGTTGCTGCTCGTGGTCTCGACGTTCCGCGCATCACTCACGTGTTCAACGTTGACATGCCGTACGACCCGGAATCCTACGTGCACCGTATCGGCCGTACCGGCCGTGCCGGTCGCGAGGGTCGTGCACTGCTGCTGGTGACTCCACGTGAGCGCCGCATGCTGCAAGTGATCGAGCGCGTAACCGGGCAGAAAGTTGCCGAAGTACGCCTGCCAGACGCTCAGGCCGTTCTCGATGCTCGCATCAAGAAACTGACCAACAGCCTGTCGCCGCTGGTTGCTGATGCCGAATCGACTCACGGTGAGCTGCTCGACCGCCTGACTGCCGACATCGGTTGCACCCCGCGTGCTCTGGCTGCTGCGCTGCTGCGCAAGGCCACCAATGGTCAAGCGCTGAACCTGGCCGCGATCGAGAAGGAACGTCCACTGGTGCCGAACAACGCACCGCGTGGCGACCGTCCTGAGCGTTCCGGTGATCGTCCTGATCGTGGTGACCGCGAGCGTCGCGCGCCAATGCCGCTGGGCGAAGGCCGCGCTCGTTGCCGTACCGCGCTGGGTGCGCGTGACGGTATCGCTGCGAAAAACCTGCTGGGCGCCATCCTCAACGAAGGCGGTCTGGCCCGTGAAGCGATCGGTCGCATCCAGGTGCGTGACAGCTTCAGCCTCGTCGAGCTGCCGGAAGAAGGTCTGGAAAAACTCCTGACCAAACTGAAGGACACTCGCGTGGCCGGTAAGCAGCTCAAGCTGCGTCGCTACCGCGAAGATTGATCCGCCCTTGGGCTGATTGATCGAACATAAAAAATCCCCGACTGGTTCGGGGATTTTTTTTGCCTGTTCATTGGCTGCTGTGGGAGCGAGCCTGCTCGCGAAGGCCTCAACCGAAGCGATAGATATCCATGCCCAGCGCGCCCATCGTGAAACCCTGATGCGCCACGCTGAAAACCCCGCCAGCACCGCGCGCAAAATACAACGGCAACAAATGCTCATCACTGGGGTGACTGCGCACCGCATTTGGCGCCTGCTGGCGATAATCATGCAGCGCCGTTTCATCGTTGGCGGCCAGCTTGTCGATCATCCAGTCACGGAAATCCCGCGCCCACGGTTCAATGCTTTCCGGGCCGGCATGCCAGTCCAGCTCGCGGAGATTGTGGGTGATGCTACCGGAGCCGATCAACAGAATGCCGTGTTCGCGCAGGCTCGCCAGCGCACGGCCAACTCGCGTCTGCAACGCCGGCCCGCCACGACTCGGCAGCGAGACTTGCACCACCGGAATGTCGGCCTGCGGATACATCAACGACAGCGGCACCCAGACACCATGATCAAACGGTCGTTGCGGATCGAGCCGCGCCGGCAGGTCATTGGCGTTCAGCAATTCAGCCACTTCGGCGGCCAGTTGCTGATTGCCCGGTGCCGGGTACTGCACTTCAAACAGCGCACGGGGGAAACCGCCGAAGTCGTGCCAGGTTTCCGGATGCGGGTGGCTGCTGACCAGCAGTTCCTGGCTTTCCCAGTGCGCCGAGACGATGACGATGGCTTTGGGGCGCGGCAGTTCGGCGCCCATTCGCGCCAGTGCCGGGCCGCTGGCACCGGGCTCCAGCGCGAGCATCGGTGAACCGTGGGAGATAAACAGGCTGGGCAACATGGACGGGCTCCTGAGCGCTAAGATGAGCCATCTTCAGTCAGATCATCGATCTGAATCCAATATAAGTTTCTGCGGTTTTTCATCGGTTTTTCGGGAGTGATCCATGCAGCCTGAGTTTTGGTACAAGAAATGGGATTCGAACCAGATCGGCTTTCATCAGTCCGAGGCCAACCCGTATATGCAGCGCTATTGGCCGGAGCTGGCGATTGCACCGTCAGCACGCGTGCTGGTGCCGCTGTGCGGCAAGAGTCTGGATCTGCTCTGGCTTGCCGGGCAGGGACATCAGGTGATTGGGGTTGAGCTAGCGGAAAAGGCTGTCGAGGAGTTTTTCAGCGATCATCAATTGCAGCCGCAGATCAGCGAGAAGGGCCCATTCAAGGTTTATCGCAGTGATGCCATCGAACTGTGGTGCGGGGATTTTTTCGCGCTGACGGCAGAGGATGTTGCCGGTTGCACCGCGCTGTATGACCGCGCCGCGCTGATTGCCTTGCCGGACGCGATGCGCCAGCGCTACGCGGCGCATCTGCAGCAGTTGCTGGCGCCAGAGATGAAGGGGCTGGTGATTACCCTGGATTACGATCAGACGCAGATTCCGGCGCCGCCGTTTGCGGTGAATGATGATGAGGTGCAGCGGTTGCTGGGCCAGGGTTGGCAACTGGAGAAACTGGAAGAGCGAGATATTCTGGCTGAGAGCCCCAAGTTTCTGCAGGGCGGGGTTGAGTGGTTGGTGGAGCGGGTTTATCGGGTTTCTTCCAGATAGTTTTCTGTTAGCAGCTCCGGCGTATTCGCGAGCAGGCTCGCTCCCACAAGGGAATGCATTTCAAAGGTGGGAGCGAGCCTGCTCGCGAAAGGGACTTTGCTGACAACCCATGACCTGAAGATACAAAAAAAGGCCCGCATCGCTGCGGGCCTTCTTTTTCACTTCGGTCAAATCAACCGCGACGACGCAATGCGTCAATACGCTCTTCCAGCGGTGGGTGGCTCATGAACATGCGGGCGAAGCCCTGTTTGATGCCACCGTTGATGCCGAAGGCGTTCAGGGTGTCGGGCATATGCACCGGCAGGCCCTGTTCGGCACGCAGACGTTGCAGAGCGCCAATCATCGCGCTGGTACCGGCCAGGCGGGCGCCGGCTTCGTCGGCACGGAATTCGCGCTTGCGCGAGAACCACATGACGATTGCGCTGGCGAGGATGCCCAGCACCAGTTCGGCGAAGATGGTCGCCACGTAGTAAGCGATGCCCTGGCCTTCTTCGTTCTTGAAGATGACCTTGTCGACGAAGTTGCCGATGATCCGCGCGAAGAACATCACAAAGGTGTTCACCACGCCCTGGATCAGCGCCAGCGTGACCATGTCGCCGTTGGCGACGTGACCGATTTCGTGGGCCAGTACGGCTTTCACTTCATCGGGCGAGAATCGCTCGAGCAGGCCCTGGCTGACCGCGACCAGCGCGTCGTTCTTGTTCCAGCCGGTAGCGAAAGCATTCGCTTCGTAGGCCGGGAAAATCCCGACTTCAGGCATCTTGATCCCGGCTTCGCGGGACAATTGCTCGACCGTTTGCAGCAGCCATTGCTCATGACGGGTGCGTGGCTGGCTGATGATTTGCGTGCCGGTGCTCATCTTCGCCATCCACTTGGAGATGAACAGCGAGAACAGCGAGCCGGCGAAACCAAAGACCGCACAGAAAACCAGCAGCTGACTGAGGTCGAGGTCGACCCCGTTGGCCGCCATGAACCCGTTGAAGCCGAACAGGCTCAGGGTGATGCTGGCTATCAGCACGACCGCCAGGTTAGTGGCCAAAAACAGCAGGATGCGCATCATGGTTGTAGAACTCTCCTCAAGCTAAAGATGTAGCGTACTGCGGGGTATATAAGGTGCGGCACCGGGCTATTCAACCGAGTGACTATTTCAAACTGTGTCCTACAGCGGTTTCCTGAGCAAAAAGAAAATTCCCACCCTCGATTCCGACACGGATGACACAGCCTTTCGCCCCGCCGCCATTAGGTCAGATACGTCTGTACGGCTCGCATCGCAAGTGTAGAAGGGCTGCAAAGGCGCGGAACAAAGATGTGTTGCTGAATCAGACAGTGCGCAACAGCCAATTCGTTGCGCACTGCTGGCCCATTACTGGCGGTAGGACTTGAGGAAGTTGCCGATGCGGCCGATGGCCATTTCCAGATCATCGACGCGGGGCAGGGTGACCACGCGGAAGTGGTCCGGCCACGGCCAGTTGAACGCTGTGCCCTGCACCACCAGCAGCTTCTCGGAAAGCAGCAGATCAAGCACGAATTTCTCGTCGTTATGGATCGGGCACACCTTCGGGTCAATTTTCGGGAACGCGTACAGCGCGCCCATCGGCTTCACGCAGCTGACGCCGGGAATATCGTTGAGCAACTCCCAGGTGCGATTGCGCTGCTCCAGCAGGCGACCCTGCGGCAGCACCAGATCGTTGATGCTCTGGTAGCCCCCCAGCGCGGTCTGGATCGCGTGCTGGCTCGGCACGTTGGCGCACAGGCGCATGTTGGCTAGCATGTCGATGCCTTCGATGTAACTCTGCGCGTTGTGTTTCGGCCCGGAAATGGCAATCCAGCCGGAGCGGAAACCGGCCACGCGGTAGGATTTCGACAGGCCGTTGAAGGTCAGGCAGAGCAGGTCCGGGGCCAGCGAAGCGGTGCAGATGTGCACGGCGTCGTCATAAAGAATCTTGTCGTAGATCTCGTCGGAGAACACCACCAGATTATGCGCCCGGGCGATTTCCAGCATGCCCAGCAACACTTCCTTCGAGTACACCGCACCGGTCGGGTTGTTCGGGTTGATGATCACCATGGCCTTGGTGTTCGGGGTGATCTTGGCCTTGATGTCGGCCAGATCCGGGAACCAGTCGGCGCCTTCGTCGCACAGATAATGCACAGCGTTACCGCCAGCGAGGCTGACGGCAGCGGTCCACAGCGGATAGTCCGGGGCTGGCACCAGCACTTCGTCGCCGTTGTTGAGCAGCGCCTGCAGCGACATCACGATAAGCTCGGACACACCGTTGCCCAGGTAGATGTCTTCGATGCCGACACCTTCAACCTGCTTCTGCTGGTAGTACTGCATCACCGCCTTGCGCGCGCTGAACAGGCCTTTGGAATCGCTGTAGCCCTGCGCGGTCGGCAGGTTGCGGATCACGTCCTGGAGGATTTCGTCCGGCGCTTCGAAACCAAACGGCGCCGGGTTGCCGATGTTCAGCTTGAGGATGCGCTGGCCTTCCTCTTCCAGTCGTTTGGCGTGCTTGAGCACCGGGCCGCGAATGTCGTAGCAGACGTTGGCGAGCTTGTTCGATTTGCTGAACTGCATGGCGATGTGATCCCGAAAATGAACGATCCAGGCGGCAAATGGACAACCGTACTGGGATTGCTGCGTCTTCGCACAGGCGGAGGTCTGGCGCTTTAGCGCTCAGAATCCGTTTGAATGCGCCCGGTCTGGCTGCCAGACTGGCGCGTGACGAGGCGCAATCATACGTGCCGCCCGATCCGTGGAAAAGGTACAGATCGGGCTTTTTCAGCCGCTGAGGTGTGATGATGGAAAAGTTGCAGAAAACCCTGGAAGAGTGGAAGGCCATGCTCGACCCCGAGCAATACAACGTCTGCCGTCTGAGTGCTACCGAGCGTCCGTTCTCGGGCAAATACAACGACACCAAAACCGACGGTGTCTACCACTGTGTCTGCTGCAACGAGCCTTTGTTCGATTCCAAGACCAAATTCGACTCCGGCTGCGGCTGGCCGAGCTTTTACGCGCCGATCGGCGAAAGCGCGATGACAGAAATCCGCGACACTAGCCACGGCATGATTCGCACTGAAGTGAAATGCGCGCGCTGCGATGCGCATCTGGGGCACGTATTCCCGGATGGCCCGCCACCGACCGGCCTGCGTTATTGCATCAACTCGGTGTGCCTGAATCTCGAGCCGCGCGAATAACCGAAACAGGCGACATTGCGTCGCCTTTTTATCGAGTAATTAGATTGCACACAATTCAATTGCTCGTTATGTTTGCGCCTTCCTCACCATTGCGGAGCCGACCCATGAGCGACAACCTGCTGAATATCCCGTGCACCACCATCAAGGGTGAGCATAAGACCTTGGCCGATTTCGCCGGCAAAGCGGTGCTGGTGGTCAATACCGCGAGCAAGTGTGGCTTCACTCCGCAATACAAGGGCCTCGAAGAACTCTGGCAGACCTACAAGGACCAGGGGCTGGTGGTGTTGGGTTTCCCGTGCAACCAGTTCGGCAAACAGGAGCCGGGCAATGAGGGCGCCATCAGCGAGTTCTGCGAACTGAATTTCGGCGTCAGCTTTCCGCTGTTCAAGAAGATCGACGTCAACGGCGCCGATGCTCACCCGCTGTTCGTGCAGTTGAAGAAGCGCGCCCCGGGCCTGCTCGGCTCGCAGGGCATCAAGTGGAATTTCACCAAGTTCCTGATCGGCAAGGATGGCCAGTTGGTCAAGCGTTTCGCCCCGACGACCAAGCCGCAGGACCTGAGCGGCGAGATCGAAGCTTTGTTGAAATGAGTCAGCCGGGTGATTCGCTGAAGCTCGACAGCCAGTTGTGCTTCAAGCTGTACGCGGCCTCGCGGGCGGTGATTCGCGCCTACAAGCCGATGCTCGATCAGTTGGGCCTGACCTACCCGCAGTACCTGGCGATGCTGGTGCTGTGGGAATGGCAGGACGCTGCGCCGGAGCAACCGACGGTCAAGGCCTTGGGCGAACGCTTGGCCCTGGATTCGGGGACGTTGACGCCTTTGCTCAAGCGTCTGGAGCAGATCGATCTGGTCCAGCGTCGGCGCTCGGCGCGGGATGAACGCGAAGTTCATTTGAGCCTGACGCCTGCAGGGCAAGCATTGCGCGAGCAGGTCGGGCCGCTGAAAGCGCGCCTGCTCTGCGACAGTGGCGTTGATCTGGACCGGCTCAATGGTTTGCGCGCCGGCCTCGATCACTTGCTCGGGCAGATCAAAGGGCTTTCGTAGTCGGCATCCACTGATCGAGCAACGCGGCGAGTTCTTCGCGGCGAAACGGTTTGGCCAGATAGTCGCTCATGCCCGCCGCGCGGCAGCGTTCGCGTTCCTCGGACATGGCATTGGCGGTCAGCGCGACAATCGGCAGATTCGGCCAGCGCCCGCTCTGGCGAATCTGCCGACTGGCTTCATAGCCATCCATCACCGGCATGTTGCAGTCCATCAGCACCAGATCGAAATCGGCAAACTCCAGCTGATCCAGCGCCTCGGCGCCATGCCCCGCCACCACCACATCGCAGCCAAGCTTGCCAAGCATGCCTTTTGCCACCAGTTGATTGACCGGGTTGTCCTCGACCAGCAGCACCTTGCCCCGACGCGCGGACGGCGAGGCGTCCGCTTGCGCTTCGGTGAGGGCGGCGACCTCCGGTTGCAGAATCCGTCGCAGATGCTGGTACAGCGCGTTGCGCGCCAGCGGCCGGGCCTGCTGCTGCAAGGGGGCGAGGGCGGCGGCTTCTTCGCTGGGCAGAAAACTGCCGTAAGCAGTCACCAGCAGAATCGGCGCGGTGATGCTCGGGCGCAGACCGAACAGGCATTCCGGACAATCGGTGATCAGCACATCCGGATTCAGGCCCAGCAGCGAATCATCAATGGTGCGCTGCGTGTATTCCAGGCCCCACACCGGCAACAGGCTTTTCAGCAATTCCGCCAGGCCACTGCTGGCTGCAGTAATGGCGAGGACCTTGCCACGTAACGGCTGCGGAGGGAGGGCGCGAGTGTGGCAGGGCAGTGGCAGTTCGGCGCAGAACTGGCTGCCGAAGCCGCTTTCGGAACTGATGGTCAGCCGACCCTGCATCGCTTCGCACAGGTTGTACGTTAGCGCGAGCCCCAGCCCGGTGCCGCCGTACTGACGGGTGATACCAGCGCCGGCCTGGGTGAACGGCTGGAAGATTTTCACCTGCGCTTCCTGGGCGATGCCGATGCCGGTGTCGCAGACTTCGATGCGCACGCCATTCCTGTGCGCCGACAGACGCACATCGACGCGACCGAAGCGGGTGAATTTCAGCGCGTTGGACAGCAGGTTGCTGACGATCTGCCGCACCCGGGTCGGGTCGCCCAGCACCAGCGCCGGGAAGTGCGGCTCGATCAGGCAGGTCAGCTCTACGCTCGGCGCGGCGTTCTGCGAGAGCAGGTTGGCAGTGTCTTCGATCAGCGAGCCGAGGTCGAACGGGATGTTTTCCAGCTCCAGTTGCCCGGCGTCGAATTTCGACAGGTCGAGAATATCGTTGAGCAGTTCCACCAGCACCTTGCCCGAGTCGTGGGCGATCGACAGTTGTTGCTGCTGCTCGGCGTTGAGCGGGCCGTCCAGCGACAGCGCGATCATCCCTAGCAGGCCGTTGAGTGGTGTACGGATTTCATGGCTCATGTTGGCCAGAAACGCCGAACGCGCTTCGGCCATGTCCAGCGCAGTGCGGCGGGCCACTTCGAGCTCTTCGTTGGATTGACTGAGGCGGGCGTTGATTGCCTTGAGTTCGGCGGTGCGCGCCGAGACGATGTCTTCCAGTTGCGCGAGGTATTCGGTGAGGCGGTTTTCCGCGGTGCGCCTTTGCTGGATTTCGGTGGCGATGTTTTCGAACTGCTGATTGGCGACTTTGACCAGCACGCCGATTTCATCGTTGCCGTGGCCGGCGGGGCACTCAAGCGTGGTCGGCTCGGCGCTGCGCGGGTCGCGGCCGCTGAGTTCACGGATGACCCGCACCAGTGGTTTGGTCAGCATCACGTAGAACAGCGCCAGGAGAATCCCGGTCAGCAGCAGACTGCGGGCGAAACCGTTGAGCAGGGTGACTTCCGCGCGGCGCAAGAAGCGGCTGCCAAAGGCGTAAGTGTCGACTTCCAGTTTGAGGACGCCGAGGGATTCGTTGGGCAAATGGTCGAGGTACAGGCGATCTTCGAAATGACGCTTGGCGCCGAACAGGAAGTCGCTGATCAGCCGATAGCTGCTCTGCAGTTCCGGGCGTTTGACGTTGGCCAGCACGGTGTCGTTGTTGTCGATCAGTTGCGCGGCGATGATCGCCGGCGAGCGCAGCAGGCCGAGGGTGAGCTCCTGCGCCAGTTCGGCATCGATGTTGTAGGCGATGCGCGAGGCCGGATTGTGGCTGATTTCCAGCAGTGCGAGGATTTCCCGGTTGATGGAAGCGTCTTCGCTGGCATAATCGATGCCGATCTGCAGCAGACTGAGCAGGGTGCCCAGAATGAACCCGACCAGCACGGTAAGCCTGGCTTGCTTGTAAGACAGCCGGTGGGTGAATTTGATATCCATGGGTTGTTGAACCACTTCCGTTTCCCTTCGCTGCTCAAGCATAGTCGATCATGCAGGGATACCGAGGTTCCCGAATCGCCTTGTAACAAGGCTTGCTGAGGCGATTTTATCTGTGTGTCGTCGCTGGATCGTCATCATCACTGTGAAAGTGCCCGAGGAGAAGACGTGGATTCCCGATTGAATGCTTTTCTTGAACGCGCCGAGTCGGTTCTGGCGCGAATCGAACCACTGTTGCCGGCACCGCGCCCCGTCATTGACTGGAACACATGCCTGGCAGCGCGCTGGCAGCGTGACGGTCGCAGCGGCTACCTGTTGCCGCTGGAAGTCAGCCTCGACATGCGTCTGTCCGACCTGATCGGCGTCGACCGTCAGCTGGAGCAGTTGGGGCGCAACACCCAACAATTTCTTGATGGCATGCCGGCCAACCACGCCTTGCTCTGGGGCTCGCGCGGTACCGGCAAGTCTTCGCTGGTGCGTGCGTTGCTGGCCGAGCATGCCGCTGCCGGCCTGCGACTGATCGAGATCGAACGCGATCACCTGGCTGACCTGCCACGGGTGGTCGAGCAAGTCGCCAAATTGCCGCAACGTTTCGTGCTGTTCTGCGATGACCTGTCGTTCGAATCCGGCGAAGGCGACTATCGCGTGCTGAAGAGCGTGCTCGACGGTTCGCTTGAGCAGGCCCCCGACAACGTCTTGCTGTACGCCACTTCCAACCGCCGCCACCTGGTGCCGGAAAAGGAAAGCGACAACGAAAACTGGAAGCGCGTCGACGGCGAACTGCACCCGAGCGAAGCGGTGGAAGACAAGATCGCCCTGTCTGACCGTTTCGGTCTGTGGCTGTCGTTCTACCCGTTTACCCAGGAACATTTTCTCAACGTCGTCGAGCACTGGATCGGCCAGTTGGCCGCCAAGGCCGGCCTGAGCTGGCAGCGCGACGAAGCACTGGACATCCTCGCCGTGCGCTGGGCCACCGGCCGCGGTAATCGCAACGGACGTTGCGCGTATCAATTCGCCCGCTACTGGGTGGGACTGAAATTGCTGGAGCACAAGGCATGATTGATTTGCAACAAAGCGGCCAGGGCCTCGAAGGCTACGGTATGTTGGCCGCGCAACTGGAATCGCTACTGGCGGACGAACGCGACTTCATCGCCAATGCCGCGCAGTTCTCGGCGTTCCTGTTCAACCAGCTCGATGATCTGAACTGGGCCGGTTTCTACCTCAATCGCAACGAAGAGCTGGTGCTCGGCCCGTTTCAGGGCCAGATCGCTTGCGTGCGCATCCCGTTCGGGCGCGGTGTGTGCGGCGCTGCTGCTGCCAGCCTGCAAACCCAGCGCGTCGAGGATGTGCATGCTTTCCCCGGTCACATCGCCTGCGACAGCGCGTCCAACAGCGAACTGGTTGTGCCGTTGGTCAAGGACGGACGCCTGATCGGTGTGCTCGACCTCGACAGCCCGAAGCTGGCGCGTTTCGGCGCCGAAGATCAGACCGGCATCGAGCAACTGGCGGCGATTTTCCTGCGCCTGACCGACTGCTGATCAACCGCTGAGGCCAGCCTTGTGCAACAGGCTGGCCGTATCCACGCTGTCGATTTGCGCGGGATCAAGAAACCGCGTCGCGTACTGCATGTACACACCCTCATTGATGAACAGGCCGAACAGCGGCGCATCGATGTGCGCTTCACGGCACATGGTCGCCATGATCCCCAGCGCCTCGCTCAACGACTTGGCTTTCTTGTAAGGGCGATCGGCGGCAGTCAGCGCTTCGAAAATATCGGCAATCGCCATCATCCTCGCCGGCAGGCTCATTTCCTCGCGCTTCAGCCGTTTCGGATACCCGGTGCCGTCCATTTTTTCATGATGGCCGCCGGCGATCTCGGCAATGCTGTCCAAGTGACCGGGGAAGGGCAGGTGGCTGAGCATCATGA
Coding sequences within:
- a CDS encoding ATP-binding protein; translated protein: MDSRLNAFLERAESVLARIEPLLPAPRPVIDWNTCLAARWQRDGRSGYLLPLEVSLDMRLSDLIGVDRQLEQLGRNTQQFLDGMPANHALLWGSRGTGKSSLVRALLAEHAAAGLRLIEIERDHLADLPRVVEQVAKLPQRFVLFCDDLSFESGEGDYRVLKSVLDGSLEQAPDNVLLYATSNRRHLVPEKESDNENWKRVDGELHPSEAVEDKIALSDRFGLWLSFYPFTQEHFLNVVEHWIGQLAAKAGLSWQRDEALDILAVRWATGRGNRNGRCAYQFARYWVGLKLLEHKA
- a CDS encoding glutathione peroxidase: MSDNLLNIPCTTIKGEHKTLADFAGKAVLVVNTASKCGFTPQYKGLEELWQTYKDQGLVVLGFPCNQFGKQEPGNEGAISEFCELNFGVSFPLFKKIDVNGADAHPLFVQLKKRAPGLLGSQGIKWNFTKFLIGKDGQLVKRFAPTTKPQDLSGEIEALLK
- a CDS encoding pyridoxal phosphate-dependent aminotransferase, with protein sequence MQFSKSNKLANVCYDIRGPVLKHAKRLEEEGQRILKLNIGNPAPFGFEAPDEILQDVIRNLPTAQGYSDSKGLFSARKAVMQYYQQKQVEGVGIEDIYLGNGVSELIVMSLQALLNNGDEVLVPAPDYPLWTAAVSLAGGNAVHYLCDEGADWFPDLADIKAKITPNTKAMVIINPNNPTGAVYSKEVLLGMLEIARAHNLVVFSDEIYDKILYDDAVHICTASLAPDLLCLTFNGLSKSYRVAGFRSGWIAISGPKHNAQSYIEGIDMLANMRLCANVPSQHAIQTALGGYQSINDLVLPQGRLLEQRNRTWELLNDIPGVSCVKPMGALYAFPKIDPKVCPIHNDEKFVLDLLLSEKLLVVQGTAFNWPWPDHFRVVTLPRVDDLEMAIGRIGNFLKSYRQ
- a CDS encoding hybrid sensor histidine kinase/response regulator, translating into MDIKFTHRLSYKQARLTVLVGFILGTLLSLLQIGIDYASEDASINREILALLEISHNPASRIAYNIDAELAQELTLGLLRSPAIIAAQLIDNNDTVLANVKRPELQSSYRLISDFLFGAKRHFEDRLYLDHLPNESLGVLKLEVDTYAFGSRFLRRAEVTLLNGFARSLLLTGILLALFYVMLTKPLVRVIRELSGRDPRSAEPTTLECPAGHGNDEIGVLVKVANQQFENIATEIQQRRTAENRLTEYLAQLEDIVSARTAELKAINARLSQSNEELEVARRTALDMAEARSAFLANMSHEIRTPLNGLLGMIALSLDGPLNAEQQQQLSIAHDSGKVLVELLNDILDLSKFDAGQLELENIPFDLGSLIEDTANLLSQNAAPSVELTCLIEPHFPALVLGDPTRVRQIVSNLLSNALKFTRFGRVDVRLSAHRNGVRIEVCDTGIGIAQEAQVKIFQPFTQAGAGITRQYGGTGLGLALTYNLCEAMQGRLTISSESGFGSQFCAELPLPCHTRALPPQPLRGKVLAITAASSGLAELLKSLLPVWGLEYTQRTIDDSLLGLNPDVLITDCPECLFGLRPSITAPILLVTAYGSFLPSEEAAALAPLQQQARPLARNALYQHLRRILQPEVAALTEAQADASPSARRGKVLLVEDNPVNQLVAKGMLGKLGCDVVVAGHGAEALDQLEFADFDLVLMDCNMPVMDGYEASRQIRQSGRWPNLPIVALTANAMSEERERCRAAGMSDYLAKPFRREELAALLDQWMPTTKAL
- the msrB gene encoding peptide-methionine (R)-S-oxide reductase MsrB, with the protein product MEKLQKTLEEWKAMLDPEQYNVCRLSATERPFSGKYNDTKTDGVYHCVCCNEPLFDSKTKFDSGCGWPSFYAPIGESAMTEIRDTSHGMIRTEVKCARCDAHLGHVFPDGPPPTGLRYCINSVCLNLEPRE
- a CDS encoding MarR family winged helix-turn-helix transcriptional regulator, translated to MSQPGDSLKLDSQLCFKLYAASRAVIRAYKPMLDQLGLTYPQYLAMLVLWEWQDAAPEQPTVKALGERLALDSGTLTPLLKRLEQIDLVQRRRSARDEREVHLSLTPAGQALREQVGPLKARLLCDSGVDLDRLNGLRAGLDHLLGQIKGLS